AGCGAGACGCGGTTCAGTATGTTCGCATCCGATGGCGCCTCGATGCGCGCGATGCTGCCGCGCAAGGATGCAAGCGTGCTCATGCGTGCGCCGTTCATAGCGCCGCTCCTTCCCAACCAAGATTTGAAGCCGTCACCGGTCTGAACAGAGAACCAGGGTCTGGCTCATTTGTTCATGATATGTTCTAATATAAAGCTAACAGGACCGGCGGAGTCAATCGGATTGGTGGGATCGCCGATTCATGAGCGGAATCAAGGGGATTCAAGCGCGTCGACGCGGCCCGTGCAGCCTCTCCCTGGCGTCACCGGACGCGCGGGCCCTGAAATGACGGCGAGACGAAAACGGAGCAGATCGCATGCATATCATCATGCTCGACAGCGACACCGATTTCGAAGGCTGGCGCAAGGCCGCGCGACGACTGGCGCTGAATGACGTAAGGCCATCTGATGTCGCGTGGACGGTGAGCGGCGAGACCGAACTATTTTCGTCATCTCACGCGAACGACCTGCCCGATGCGCCGCATGCGACGTTCAACGTCCCCGCCAGCTTCGTCGAGCTGGCAAGGACCGCGATCCTGCATCGTCATGACGAACGCTTCGCCCTGCTCTATCGCATCCTGTGGCGGCTGCGCAGCCATCACGATCTGCTCAGCGCGACGACCGATCCCGAGGTCGCCGAGGTCAACGCGATGGCGCGCGCGGTCTATCGCGACATGGACAGGATGCACGCGCTTGTGCGCTTCCGCGAAATCGGTCGCGAGCACAAGGCGCATTACGTCGCCTGGTTCGAGCCGGAGCATCACATCGTCGAGCTCGCCGCGCCCTTCTTCGCCAGCCGCTTCGCCGACATGCCGTGGTCGATCCTGACCCCCGACGTCTGCGCGCATTGGGATGGGCATGCGATCTCGATCACCTCCGGCGTCGACAAATCCGAAGTGCCGACCGAGGAGCGGCTCGAAGAGATCTGGCGGCGTCATTACAGCGGTCTCTTCAATCCCGCACGGCTGAAAGTGATGGAGATGCCGCAGGCCTATTGGAGGAACCTGCCCGAGGACTCGATCATTAAGCCCTTGCTCGAAGACGCGATGCGGATGACGAGCGGCGCCTTCATCGCAAACAAGGCGGCGAAACCGCAGGCGCCGCAAAAACCGCAGGACACGCCGATGGCCCGCAGAGACGCCCACGACACGATCGCGACGCTACGCGCCGAAGCCGCCGATTGCCGGGCCTGCCCGCTGTGGAAGGATGCAACCCAGACCGTGTTCGGCGAAGGGCCGCAAAGCGCAACCCTGATGCTGGTCGGCGAGCAGCCCGGCGACAAGGAAGATCTCGCCGGCAAGCCGTTCGTCGGTCCGGCCGGATTGATGCTCGATCGCGCGCTGGAGGAGGCCGGCATCGACCGCGGCAAGGTCTACATCACCAATGCGGTGAAGCATTTCAAATTCGTGCCGCGCGGCAAGATCCGGCTGCATCAGAAGCCGAGCACGCCGGAAATCCGCGCCTGCCGTCAATGGTACGAGCGTGAATTGGCGGCCATCAAACCGGAACTGGTGGTGGCGCTCGGCGCGACGGCCGCACAGGGCGTGCTCGGCAAGATCACGCCGATCAACAGGAACCGCGGCCGCCTGATCGACCATGATGGAACCAAGGTGCTGGTCACCGTGCATCCCTCCTATCTGCTGCGGCTGCCCGATGAGGAGGCCAAGGCGAAGGAATATCAACGCTTTGTCGACGACCTGAAAATCGCGGCCGGCTTGCTGCGCCGTTCCGCTCGCGCGGCCTGATGTGCCCGCGCAACAACTCGTCCCCGAAATTCACACCTTGATGTGAAAAATCAGAAACAGGCCGAGAAAAATCTACAACCTTTAATTGATCCATGATAGTATCACAGGCTCAATAGGCATTGGGCGTCATGTTCACGCCATGACGTACCCTGAGGCCAGCGCGCTGCGCGGTTCGACTAGCCCCAACCGCGTGGCGCGCGACCTCTACCCGTCGGCCCGCCGGATCCTTTGGCCATACGCTGCCTGACCCTTCCAACGCAGCCTCCGCGATTTCCTGGTCCGCAAGACGCAGTCCGCACCGGCGTCTGCAATCAGTGACGTTTGTTACTGATGTTACTGAAGATTGCCGCGCCTGAAATCTTCAGGGCTTGTGCATGGATTGCATTGCAAGCAATGACTCGACCCACGCCATTATGGCCGACCGGCCACGCCGGATTTCAATTGCCTGTCATATGCATTGATCAAAATCGGCGCCATTGGGAATAGGAGATTACCAATGAGCGACGTGGCGCTACCCGGCTCGATCGAACCTGCCTTGAAGAAGGGTCCCGATCTCGACAAGGGCTTTCACCCACTGACCGGCATCATCTACATGGGCGTGGTCGCGGCAGCGCTCCTCTTCGTCGCCTACAGCATCTACGCCGACATCAACGCCACCGGCGCTCGCGTCACCTCCTATCTCCCCTTCATCCTGCTGTTCGTCGCCCTGCTGATTGCGCTCGGCTTCGAATTCGTCAACGGTTTCCATGACACCGCAAATGCGGTCGCGACCGTGATCTACACCCGCTCGCTGCCGGCTCACGTTGCCGTGGTCTGGTCGGGCATGTTCAACCTGTTTGGCGTGCTGCTCTCGAGCGGCGCGGTCGCGTTCGGCATCGTGTCGCTGCTTCCGGTCGAACTGATCCTGCAGGTCGGCAGCAGTGCGGGCTTCGCGATGGTGTTCGCGCTCCTGATCGCCGCCATCATCTGGAATCTCGGCACCTGGTGGCTCGGCCTGCCGGCCTCGAGCTCGCACACCCTGATCGGATCGATCATGGGTGTCGGCATCACCAACGCGCTGTTGCGCGGCCGCGACGGCACTTCGGGTGTGGACTGGTCGCAGGCGGTCAACATCGCCAAGGCGCTGCTGCTGTCGCCGCTGTTCGGCTTCGTGCTCGCGGCGCTTCTGCTCTACGTCCTCAAGGCCGTGCTGCTGCGCGCGACACCCAAACTGTTCGGCGAGCCGGTCGGCGACCAGCCGCCGCCGTGGTGGATCCGCGGCATCCTGATCCTGACCTGCACGCTGGTCAGCTTCTTCCACGGCTCCAATGACGGCCAGAAGGGCATGGGCCTCATCATGCTGATCCTGATCGGCACCGTGCCGACCGCCTATGCGCTGAACCGCGCGCTCCCGAGCAGCCAGATCGAGCAGTTCGCCGCGCATTCGGCTGCGGCCAGCAAGGTCATCGAAGGCAAGGCCTCCGGTTACAACGTGATCGGCAACCCCCGCCCCGCCGTGACCAACTATGTCTCCCAGCACCAGATCAACGAAGGCACCTTCCCGTCGCTCGCCGTGCTGGTCCGCGACATCGGTCAGCAGGTTGCCCAGTACGGATCGTTGGCCAAGTTTCCGGCTGACGCGGTCGGCAACACCCGCAACGACATGTACCTTGCCTCCGAGGCGATCCGCTTCCTGATGAAGGACAAGGAAGCCGAGCTCTCCGCCGCCGACGTCGCCACGCTGAGCGAATACAAGGGCTCGCTCGACAACGCGACGAAGTTCATCCCGAGCTGGGTGAAGTTCGCCGTCGCCATCGCGCTCGGCCTCGGCACCATGGTCGGCTGGAAGCGCATCGTCGTCACCGTCGGCGAGAAGATCGGCAAGACCCACCTGACCTATGCGCAGGGCGCTTGCGCCGAGATCACGGCGGCCGCGACCATCGCTGCCGCCGACGGCTACGGCCTGCCGGTTTCGACCACGCACGTGCTGTCATCGGGCATCGCCGGCACCATGGCGGCCAACGGGTCCGGTCTGCAATGGGCGACGATCCGCAACATCGCGATGGCGTGGGTGCTGACGCTGCCGGCCGCGATGATCCTCTCGGGCGTCCTGTACTACGTGTTCTATCACGTGTTCTGACGACAACGCCGTCGGGGCGATGCCCCGCGCCGGACGACAAGGCCCGCACCATCCGGTGCGGGCCTTTTGCATTTAGCCGTGAGGCAATGGCCACCGCGCAGGGCCGGATGCTCAGGCGGCGTAGCCCTTGGCCACCTCGGCGAGCAGACCGCGCGCCCATTTGTGCAAGCCTGACTTGGCGGTCCTGGCGCTCCAGTACATGTCGATCGAGATCGGCACCCGGAACGGCAGGGCAGCGACATGCAGCCCGCCGCGCATCGCGCGCGCCAGATGATACGGAATGGTGGCGACGAGCCGGGTGCCGGCGATGATGCGCTCCAGACTGTCATGATTGGGAAGGGTTACCGCCGGCTCCAGCGCGATGTCCTTGGCCTTGAGAACATCGAGATAGAGCGGCTGCCACTCGCCGCTATGGGTCACAAAGACATGCTGCGCCCTGGCATAGGCCGACAGCGCGACGCGACCGCGCGCGAGCGGATTGTCCGGATCCATCACACAAACATAGTGATCAGTAAGAATGTGGCGCCGATAGAAGCTCCCGCCGACGATCCCGACCGGACCAAGGACGATGTCGCACTGGTTCTGCTTGAGATGGACGTTGCCATGTCCGGCGGCATCGAGCAGCACCAGCCGCGCCTGCGGCGCGCTCGCGCGCAGCCGGGCGCAGAATTGCGGGATCAGCGTCTGGCGTTCGTGATAGTTGCAGGAGATCGTCATGGTGCCTTGCGCGACGGCCGGATCGAACTCGGCCGGCACGGCAAGCCCCTCCATCTCGCCGATCATGTCCCGCGCCCAGGCGACCAGCGACGCGCAGCGCTCGGTCGCGCTGACGCCATTACCCTGGCGAACGAACAGCGGATCGCGCAGCACGCCGCGCAACCGCTCGATCGCGTAGCTGATCGTCGACTGGTTGACGTCGAGCCGCTTGGCCGCAGCCGAGAACGACTGCAGGTCGTACACCAGCACGAGGGTCCGCAAGGTCCCGATGTCGATCGGATCGATCGATGAATTGGCCGCCACGCCTGACCTCCCGCATTGGCCTCCGGCCGGTAGCCTAGCACAAGGCCATGCAGAATCTCGATGACCCCGATTGTGGCCGCGGGCGGCCGGCCTCTTCGCTGCGCACAGGGCCGAGTTTGTGATAGTGCTGATTGCCGATCCTTGCTATCGGTAGGTGGATGAGGCGAAAAATCGGCAGATCGCGCTCCAGCGCGGCTTTCCTCCGTGGGCTCTTAACCGCATTTCTTGCGATGGCTTATGTCGTCGTCGGGGCCGGTGGAGAGATTTCCTGCGCCGCGGAGACGCTTGAGATCAACAGTCGGGCCACGGTAGACGTTGCGCAAGACAAAGCCGACCCGGGGACCGAGAAATCGGCCACTGTCGTCGACCATTGCTACACCTGCGTGCCTCTGTTGCTGCCGGCCCCGGTGCTGGTCGCGGAGCCACCGGCGAAGCCGGCCGTACTGACCCTCAGGACGCCAACCTTCGTTCTCAAGGCTCATCCCGGGCTCGATACGCCGCCGCCTAAATATCCGGCCTGAACGCGTCTTCGGAGTGCGGAACGCTCGACTGATCGGTTCGTCAGGTAGCTCTTCTATGTTCGCCAAGACAATTACGCGTCTTGCGTGCGTGGCCGCATTTCTGGTCGGCCCGTGGCTCGCAGGTCCGTCATATTCGCAGACCCTCACGATGAGGGCTGCGCTGGCGCGCGCGCTCGCCGCCAGCCCCCGTCTGACCGCAGCCGAACGCGACGTGGGAATTGCCACCGGCCAACGCATGCAGGCCGGGGCATTGCTGAATCCCGAGCTGTCCTACGAGCAGGATAATTCCTTCGGCTCGGGCGTGTACCGGGGAACGAAATCAGCGGAGACCACACTGCAGATCAGCCAGG
The DNA window shown above is from Bradyrhizobium sp. ISRA464 and carries:
- a CDS encoding UdgX family uracil-DNA binding protein (This protein belongs to the uracil DNA glycosylase superfamily, members of which act in excision repair of DNA. However, it belongs more specifically to UdgX branch, whose founding member was found to bind uracil in DNA (where it does not belong), without cleaving it, appears to promote DNA repair by a pathway involving RecA, rather than base excision.), which codes for MHIIMLDSDTDFEGWRKAARRLALNDVRPSDVAWTVSGETELFSSSHANDLPDAPHATFNVPASFVELARTAILHRHDERFALLYRILWRLRSHHDLLSATTDPEVAEVNAMARAVYRDMDRMHALVRFREIGREHKAHYVAWFEPEHHIVELAAPFFASRFADMPWSILTPDVCAHWDGHAISITSGVDKSEVPTEERLEEIWRRHYSGLFNPARLKVMEMPQAYWRNLPEDSIIKPLLEDAMRMTSGAFIANKAAKPQAPQKPQDTPMARRDAHDTIATLRAEAADCRACPLWKDATQTVFGEGPQSATLMLVGEQPGDKEDLAGKPFVGPAGLMLDRALEEAGIDRGKVYITNAVKHFKFVPRGKIRLHQKPSTPEIRACRQWYERELAAIKPELVVALGATAAQGVLGKITPINRNRGRLIDHDGTKVLVTVHPSYLLRLPDEEAKAKEYQRFVDDLKIAAGLLRRSARAA
- a CDS encoding LysR family transcriptional regulator, producing the protein MAANSSIDPIDIGTLRTLVLVYDLQSFSAAAKRLDVNQSTISYAIERLRGVLRDPLFVRQGNGVSATERCASLVAWARDMIGEMEGLAVPAEFDPAVAQGTMTISCNYHERQTLIPQFCARLRASAPQARLVLLDAAGHGNVHLKQNQCDIVLGPVGIVGGSFYRRHILTDHYVCVMDPDNPLARGRVALSAYARAQHVFVTHSGEWQPLYLDVLKAKDIALEPAVTLPNHDSLERIIAGTRLVATIPYHLARAMRGGLHVAALPFRVPISIDMYWSARTAKSGLHKWARGLLAEVAKGYAA
- a CDS encoding inorganic phosphate transporter, whose protein sequence is MSDVALPGSIEPALKKGPDLDKGFHPLTGIIYMGVVAAALLFVAYSIYADINATGARVTSYLPFILLFVALLIALGFEFVNGFHDTANAVATVIYTRSLPAHVAVVWSGMFNLFGVLLSSGAVAFGIVSLLPVELILQVGSSAGFAMVFALLIAAIIWNLGTWWLGLPASSSHTLIGSIMGVGITNALLRGRDGTSGVDWSQAVNIAKALLLSPLFGFVLAALLLYVLKAVLLRATPKLFGEPVGDQPPPWWIRGILILTCTLVSFFHGSNDGQKGMGLIMLILIGTVPTAYALNRALPSSQIEQFAAHSAAASKVIEGKASGYNVIGNPRPAVTNYVSQHQINEGTFPSLAVLVRDIGQQVAQYGSLAKFPADAVGNTRNDMYLASEAIRFLMKDKEAELSAADVATLSEYKGSLDNATKFIPSWVKFAVAIALGLGTMVGWKRIVVTVGEKIGKTHLTYAQGACAEITAAATIAAADGYGLPVSTTHVLSSGIAGTMAANGSGLQWATIRNIAMAWVLTLPAAMILSGVLYYVFYHVF